In a genomic window of Flavobacteriales bacterium:
- a CDS encoding MBOAT family protein, which translates to MLFDTFEFSIFLPIVFILYWIIPNKNISLQNCFLIVTSYIFYGWWNWQLVPLIAISTLIDYAVGLLLLSNSNAIERRILVSISVFSNLGLLAFFKYHNFFIDSFVDSFSLFGSNLEMNSLEIILPVGISFYTFQTMSYTLDVFKKKLNPTKNLSSFAAFVCFFPQLVAGPIERATHFLPQFQNKRIFNYDSAADGLRQILWG; encoded by the coding sequence ATGCTTTTCGACACATTTGAGTTTTCTATTTTCCTTCCTATAGTTTTTATTCTTTACTGGATAATTCCAAATAAAAACATAAGCTTACAAAATTGCTTTCTAATAGTTACCAGTTACATTTTTTACGGATGGTGGAATTGGCAGCTAGTGCCATTAATCGCAATAAGCACCCTTATCGACTATGCCGTTGGTTTACTATTATTGTCAAATAGCAATGCAATCGAGAGACGGATTCTTGTCTCAATAAGTGTGTTTTCCAATTTAGGGCTTTTAGCTTTTTTCAAATACCACAATTTCTTTATAGACAGTTTTGTCGATTCCTTTTCATTATTCGGATCTAACCTTGAGATGAATTCATTGGAAATAATTCTCCCAGTAGGGATCTCATTTTACACCTTCCAAACAATGAGTTATACCTTAGACGTTTTCAAAAAGAAACTTAACCCAACGAAAAACTTATCTTCCTTTGCCGCCTTCGTGTGTTTCTTCCCACAGTTGGTAGCAGGTCCGATCGAGAGAGCTACCCATTTTCTACCTCAGTTTCAAAACAAAAGAATTTTCAATTATGACTCTGCAGCGGATGGGTTACGTCAAATTTTATGGGGG